From Epinephelus lanceolatus isolate andai-2023 chromosome 2, ASM4190304v1, whole genome shotgun sequence, one genomic window encodes:
- the kifbp gene encoding KIF-binding protein, which yields MASVRSEEWRAVCDKFTNAQNLTLIESRNDPENDPFRSKYKARELLREIYCSLKSFEAGEGEEEAGGESSDQRPTEPPEDEQREDGFGQGFSGDSPAGLRAAKLGAVDYYLGVNHVDTEELSAGQEHLTNCLKLLDRCRVSSENVSLFIHVRNQLGILWAGRDETEEAQGYLETAESIYQRYMKEDGSPPTDMTEYFTTEENLLTHQERTKRFELAYTHTMYYLAQVYKNLGENERAATYCHSTLQRQLQLNQFSPMEWALNAATLSQYYITKGRYMEGRHCLAAATVISGLAGEVPSEAAAQESETESERREQLRQKRADIARCWIKYCLNLLQDAKKLLEDNIGELDTDRQEELMRARRREEEEEEKGRKSALLFGSEDTFDSIASLEEKVRCLFPLDFTEARAVFLVGQNYVTQAKEYFQMDGYVTDHIEILQDHSSLFRALAFFEGDLERRCKMHKRRVDMLEPICNDLNAQYYLMIRRQMMFELAETYNEMMDLKLALANRQADTQSLDNHTIKKFNHLCSASAKYFQMFLDSLCSPEGKHPEHLEEEVLRPALVARFRVARLYSRLITSSPPAQLDNLNKSLENYKYVVQYCEAHPEAAAAVETELELSTEMVGLLPLKINRIKAKMAANN from the exons ATGGCGTCCGTGAGAAGTGAAGAGTGGAGGGCTGTGTGCGACAAATTCACCAACGCCCAAAACCTCACTCTTATCGAATCAAGAAATGACCCCGAAAACGACCCGTTTCGCTCCAAATACAAGGCCAGGGAGCTGCTCAGAGAAATATACTGCTCGCTTAAGAGTTTCGAAGCGGGCGAAGGTGAAGAGGAAGCCGGCGGAGAGAGCAGCGACCAACGGCCGACGGAGCCGCCGGAGGACGAGCAGAGGGAGGACGGGTTCGGTCAGGGCTTCAGCGGCGACTCGCCAGCCGGGCTGCGGGCCGCTAAACTCGGGGCTGTGGACTACTATCTGGGCGTCAACCATGTTGACACAGAGGAGCTGTCAGCCGGTCAGGAGCATCTGACAAACTGCTTGAAACTGCTGGACAGATGCAGAGTGTCGTCGGAGAATGTGTCGCTGTTTATCCATGTTAGG AACCAGCTGGGTATCCTGTGGGCAGGCCGGGATGAGACGGAGGAGGCCCAGGGTTACCTTGAAACAGCAGAATCCATCTACCAACGTTACATGAAGGAG gatgGCAGTCCACCCACTGATATGACAGAGTACTTCACTACTGAGGAAAACTTACTGACACATCAGGAAAGGACCAAGAG GTTTGAGTTGGCCTACACCCATACCATGTACTACCTTGCTCAAGTTTATAAAAACCTTG GTGAAAATGAGCGTGCTGCCACCTATTGCCACAGCACCCTGCAGAGACAGTTACAGTTAAATCAGTTCAGTCCAATGGAGTGGGCTCTGAACGCTGCGACATTATCACAGTATTATATCACTAAG GGTCGTTACATGgaaggcagacactgtctcgcAGCAGCTACTGTCATATCAGGTTTGGCAGGAGAGGTTCCTTCTGAGGCCGCAGCGCAGGAGA gtgagacagagagtgagcgCAGGGAGCAGCTGAGGCAGAAAAGAGCAGACATTGCAAGATGTTGGATAAAATACTGTCTCAACCTCCTGCAGGATGCTAAGAAGCTGCTAGAG GACAACATCGGAGAGTTGGATACTGATCGTCAAGAAGAGTTGATGAGAGCGAGGAGacgtgaggaggaggaggaagagaagggcAGGAAGAGTGCTCTGCTGTTTGGCTCTGAAGACACCTTCGACTCCATTGCTAGCCTGGAAGAGAAG GTACGCTGTTTGTTCCCTCTGGACTTCACTGAGGCCAGAGCTGTATTTCTGGTGGGACAGAATTATGTCACACAG GCTAAGGAGTACTTTCAGATGGACGGCTATGTGACAGACCACATAGAGATCTTGCAGGATCACAGTTCTTTGTTCCGGGCCCTGGCGTTCTTTGAAGGGGATCTGGAGCGGCGCTGCAAAATGCACAAACGCAGAGTTGACATGTTGGAGCCAATCTGCAATG ACTTGAACGCCCAGTACTACCTAATGATCCGTAGACAGATGATGTTTGAGCTGGCTGAGACCTACAATGAAATGATGGACCTGAAACTGGCGCTGGCCAACAGACAGGCTGATACACAGTCTCTAGATAACCACACCATCAAGAAATTCAACCAtctctgctctgcctctgcCAA ATACTTCCAGATGTTCCTGGACTCTCTGTGTTCTCCAGAGGGGAAGCAtccggagcacctggaggaggaggtgctcAGACCGGCTCTGGTGGCCCGCTTCAGGGTGGCCCGACTCTACAGCCGGCTGATCACCTCTTCACCCCCTGCCCAGCTCGACAACCTCAACAAGTCTCTGGAAAACTACAA ATACGTGGTGCAGTACTGTGAGGCCCACCCTGAGGCGGCAGCCGCTGTGGAGACGGAGCTGGAGCTGAGTACGGAGATGGTCGGCCTGCTCCCTCTCAAAATCAACCGCATCAAAGCAAAGATGGCTGCAAACAACTGA